Part of the Sulfuricurvum kujiense DSM 16994 genome, CCGTACCCTCACTAACGACGTTGTGGAAATTTTGGAACAAAATAATATCCTCTCTTCCGCCATTACCCATTTCGTTCCCCATCAAGCCAATTACCGTATTATCAAAGCGGTCGGTGATGCACTTGAGCTCAAAGACGAACAAGTCGTATTGACTGTTGAAAAATACGGAAATACTTCAGGTGCATCGATCCCTATGGCCATCAACGATATTTATGAGTCAGGACGTTTACAGGAAGGCGATTTGATGCTCCTTGATGCATTCGGCGGCGGTTTGACCTGGGGAAGCGCCCTTGTTCCGTTTGCTGGCAAAGGTATCCGCTAAAAAACTCCTGCTACAATTACAGATCTATTCAAAGGTCTGTAATGATTTATTCCAATCCCCTTATCTACATCGAACTTCACGAGAGTGAAATCCCCTGGCTAAAAATTTTCACCCATACAGCTCATAAAGAGTTTTCAGAGTGTTCCAAAGAAGAAAAGAAAGCTATCTTCGATGCTCTCGATATTATCGAAAAAGAGATGCTCGCATACTTTGTACCTGAAAAGATCAATATCGCATCGTTTGGAAATATGTTACCGAGAGTCCATTGGCATATCATGGCACGTTTTAGTGATGACAGCTATTTTCCTGAACCGATGTGGGGGGCTAAACAAAGAGAGGGATTTACATTAA contains:
- a CDS encoding HIT family protein, with product MIYSNPLIYIELHESEIPWLKIFTHTAHKEFSECSKEEKKAIFDALDIIEKEMLAYFVPEKINIASFGNMLPRVHWHIMARFSDDSYFPEPMWGAKQREGFTLKTPMEPFLEKVKRELDSL